In Candidatus Desulfofervidus auxilii, one genomic interval encodes:
- the dapF gene encoding diaminopimelate epimerase translates to MKNITFYKMTGSGNDFILIDDMKKVLDKKQFPFFAHKLCRRTWSVGADGLIILRPSDKKADFKWYFYNADGSEAEMCGNGGRCAARLAHLLSITGQKLSFETKAGIIQAEVEQNLVKLQLPPPTDLDMNIKLTIENSSYTVHFINTGVPHTIFLVKDLEKAPVLSLGRKIRFHSYFQPAGTNVDFVKVLSENGLEIRTYERGVEGETLACGTGAVASAIVAYKLGLVASPVKIKVRSGEILEVFFSPTLKEVFLKGEVRLVCKGKICEEALK, encoded by the coding sequence ATGAAAAACATCACATTTTATAAGATGACTGGTAGTGGTAATGACTTTATTCTCATAGATGACATGAAAAAAGTGCTGGATAAAAAACAATTCCCTTTTTTTGCCCATAAACTCTGTCGGCGAACATGGTCGGTTGGGGCGGATGGGTTGATTATCTTACGTCCATCGGATAAAAAAGCAGATTTTAAATGGTATTTCTATAATGCGGACGGGAGTGAGGCAGAAATGTGTGGAAATGGAGGCAGATGTGCAGCACGGTTAGCTCACCTTCTTAGTATTACAGGACAAAAACTTTCTTTTGAAACCAAAGCAGGCATTATTCAGGCTGAGGTAGAACAAAATTTAGTAAAACTGCAATTGCCACCTCCAACTGATTTAGACATGAATATCAAATTGACCATAGAAAACTCAAGTTATACAGTCCATTTCATCAATACTGGTGTGCCTCATACTATTTTTTTAGTCAAAGATTTAGAAAAAGCACCTGTTTTATCTTTAGGCAGAAAGATTCGTTTTCATAGTTATTTTCAGCCTGCAGGAACCAATGTTGATTTTGTTAAAGTGCTTTCTGAAAATGGATTAGAAATTCGGACCTATGAAAGAGGAGTAGAGGGTGAGACATTGGCTTGTGGGACAGGAGCAGTAGCTAGTGCTATTGTGGCTTATAAATTAGGATTGGTTGCATCTCCTGTGAAAATAAAAGTGAGAAGCGGTGAAATACTAGAGGTCTTTTTTTCTCCGACGCTTAAAGAAGTATTCTTAAAAGGAGAAGTGCGTTTGGTATGTAAAGGTAAAATTTGTGAAGAAGCCCTGAAATAA
- a CDS encoding HTH domain-containing protein → MELEFEKTRRQHIIDLLQLKSWSVYELAKELDVEVNTVVNDLEHIKRSISFPYKMNIFPPECTNCGFKFKDRSKFTKPSRCPRCKGERIIPLMVKIDFVKSTKRQ, encoded by the coding sequence ATGGAACTGGAATTTGAAAAAACTCGCAGACAGCATATAATTGACCTATTGCAGCTTAAAAGCTGGTCTGTTTATGAATTGGCTAAAGAACTTGATGTAGAAGTTAACACAGTAGTAAATGACTTAGAACATATTAAAAGGTCTATTTCTTTTCCTTACAAAATGAACATATTTCCGCCAGAATGCACTAACTGTGGCTTTAAATTCAAAGATAGGTCTAAATTTACCAAGCCATCACGTTGTCCCAGATGCAAAGGGGAACGAATAATCCCTCTTATGGTAAAGATTGACTTTGTTAAAAGCACAAAGAGGCAATAA
- a CDS encoding DNA polymerase ligase N-terminal domain-containing protein produces MAQQHKSKLIFVVHEHHATHLHYDFRLEIQGVLKSWVIPKGPSMNPSDKRLAIMVEDHLLEYGEFEGIIPEGHYGAGVVIIWDKGYYFSLGNKTPEEQLRNGKIEFILHGKKLKGGFSLFQLKKGGKQWLLIKKQDKYGDKKWKIKLALTAQKKRGLKAKIPLCIK; encoded by the coding sequence ATGGCTCAACAACATAAATCTAAGCTTATTTTTGTAGTCCATGAACACCATGCTACTCATTTACATTATGACTTTCGTCTGGAAATACAAGGTGTCTTGAAATCTTGGGTAATTCCCAAGGGTCCTTCAATGAATCCTTCAGACAAAAGATTAGCCATTATGGTAGAAGACCATTTACTAGAATATGGAGAATTTGAGGGAATTATCCCTGAAGGTCACTATGGGGCTGGGGTAGTAATAATCTGGGATAAGGGTTATTACTTCTCCCTTGGGAATAAAACGCCAGAAGAACAACTCAGGAATGGTAAGATTGAATTTATCTTACATGGGAAAAAATTAAAAGGCGGTTTTTCCTTATTCCAGCTCAAAAAAGGGGGAAAGCAATGGCTACTTATTAAAAAACAAGATAAATATGGAGATAAAAAATGGAAAATAAAGCTTGCTTTAACCGCTCAGAAAAAAAGAGGACTTAAGGCAAAAATACCTCTTTGTATTAAGTAA
- the thiC gene encoding phosphomethylpyrimidine synthase ThiC yields MRETQLILARKGIMTSEMKAVADYENMSVQTLAEKIAEGKVVIPANKNKVLKRAVGIGEGLTVKVNTNIGTSSDYINLEEEVKKLEVAIKVGTDAVMDLSTGGNLEEIRKTLLKRSPIPFGTVPIYQAAIEMVHKKGGIVHMTVDHIFSVIERQAQEGVDFMTVHCGVTLQSLERLKRQGRLTNIVSRGGAFLTTWMLYHGKENPLYDHYDRLLEIAQKYDITLSLGDGLRPGSLADATDRAQIQELVLLGELAQRAWEAGVQVMIEGPGHVPLDQVEANVLLEKKLCKGAPFYVLGPLVTDIASGYDHIAAAIGGAIAAWAGADFLCYVTPAEHLRLPTVEDVREGVIGAKIAAHVADLARGDKKAWEKDKKMAEARGRLDWKTQIESSIDPEKARYYRETSTPKISDVCTMCGKYCAIKLVKEYLAHKTPPHQP; encoded by the coding sequence ATGCGTGAAACTCAGTTGATTTTGGCCAGAAAAGGCATAATGACATCTGAGATGAAAGCAGTAGCTGATTATGAGAATATGTCTGTGCAAACTCTGGCAGAAAAGATTGCTGAAGGTAAGGTGGTTATTCCAGCTAATAAGAATAAGGTTTTAAAAAGAGCAGTAGGTATAGGTGAAGGTCTGACTGTAAAGGTGAATACTAACATTGGCACCTCTTCAGATTATATAAATTTAGAGGAAGAGGTTAAAAAATTAGAAGTGGCCATCAAAGTAGGTACAGACGCAGTTATGGATTTAAGCACTGGCGGCAATTTAGAGGAAATTCGTAAAACATTATTAAAAAGATCCCCTATACCCTTTGGAACAGTGCCTATTTATCAGGCTGCTATAGAAATGGTTCATAAAAAAGGTGGGATTGTGCATATGACTGTAGACCATATTTTTTCTGTGATTGAAAGACAGGCCCAAGAGGGAGTTGATTTTATGACTGTGCATTGTGGAGTAACCTTGCAATCTTTAGAAAGGTTGAAAAGACAGGGAAGGTTAACAAACATTGTAAGCCGTGGTGGAGCATTTCTCACTACCTGGATGCTTTATCATGGGAAGGAAAATCCGCTTTATGACCACTATGATAGACTTTTAGAGATTGCCCAGAAATACGATATTACTTTAAGTTTGGGAGATGGTTTGAGGCCAGGCTCCTTAGCTGATGCTACAGACAGGGCTCAAATTCAAGAATTAGTTCTTTTAGGAGAACTGGCTCAAAGGGCATGGGAAGCAGGGGTGCAGGTAATGATAGAAGGACCCGGTCATGTTCCACTGGATCAAGTTGAGGCCAATGTGCTTTTAGAGAAGAAATTATGTAAAGGAGCGCCTTTTTATGTCTTGGGACCATTAGTGACAGATATTGCCTCTGGTTATGACCATATTGCTGCAGCCATTGGTGGGGCTATAGCTGCTTGGGCAGGAGCCGATTTTCTTTGTTATGTTACCCCAGCTGAGCACTTGCGTTTACCTACTGTGGAAGATGTAAGAGAAGGAGTTATTGGAGCCAAGATTGCTGCTCATGTTGCGGATCTGGCCAGAGGAGATAAAAAAGCCTGGGAAAAAGACAAAAAGATGGCAGAAGCAAGAGGAAGACTTGATTGGAAGACACAGATAGAATCTTCTATTGATCCAGAAAAGGCAAGATATTATAGAGAAACAAGTACACCAAAAATTAGCGATGTTTGTACTATGTGTGGAAAATATTGTGCCATTAAGTTAGTTAAGGAATATTTGGCTCACAAAACTCCTCCTCACCAACCTTAA
- a CDS encoding lytic transglycosylase domain-containing protein, which yields MIGKKWLISFYSLLFFCIFTASLGWCGIYVYKDKNGVLHFTDTPRHHGYRSFFKTPKSFYWRYKISDKLINKIAQKYELAPALLKAIIKVESDFDHAAISKAGAMGLMQLMPETAREMGVKNPFSPEENIEGGARYLRQLLNQFQGNLSHALAAYFVGPTAFSQTGYTPEIKTYVDRVLRYYQYYLP from the coding sequence ATGATTGGCAAAAAGTGGCTGATAAGCTTTTATAGCCTGCTTTTTTTCTGTATATTTACTGCATCCTTAGGTTGGTGTGGAATTTATGTATATAAAGACAAAAATGGAGTTTTGCATTTTACCGATACCCCTCGCCATCATGGGTATCGGTCATTCTTTAAAACCCCTAAAAGTTTTTATTGGAGATACAAGATATCTGATAAGTTAATAAACAAAATCGCTCAAAAATATGAATTGGCTCCTGCCTTGCTTAAGGCCATTATTAAGGTAGAATCAGATTTTGACCATGCAGCCATTTCCAAAGCAGGGGCAATGGGTCTTATGCAACTTATGCCTGAAACAGCAAGAGAAATGGGAGTAAAAAATCCTTTCTCGCCTGAAGAAAATATTGAAGGAGGAGCGCGGTATTTAAGACAACTTCTAAATCAATTTCAAGGCAACCTCTCCCATGCCCTTGCGGCTTACTTTGTGGGTCCTACTGCATTCTCACAAACAGGTTATACACCCGAAATAAAGACTTATGTAGACCGGGTATTACGTTATTATCAATATTATCTTCCATAA
- the lysA gene encoding diaminopimelate decarboxylase, whose protein sequence is MHHFHYKNNKLYAEGVPLTEIAEAVGTPCYIYSQATLTHHFKVFDNAFSDVPHLTCYSVKANSNIALLKLFASLGGGVDVVSGGELFRALKADVSPKKIVFSGVGKTEDEIKMALEADILMFNVESEAELETIHEIASHLGKIAPIALRVNPDIDPKTHPYISTGLKKSKFGIDIKIAEQLYLKANHIPHIRVIGIDCHIGSQLTLLSPFLDALERIKLLYQKLEAQGLKLQYLDLGGGLGIPYGEEIPPHPTEYAQAIKAAAQDLNCTLIFEPGRVIVGNAGILLTKVLYLKQGKGKTFIIVDAAMNDLIRPSLYHAHHEIKPVEKMERPLVVADVVGPICETGDFFAQGRKMPLVQSGDLLAIMSAGAYGFVMSSNYNSRPRVAEVLVNGDRYQVIRKRECYEDLIRLEKIPEWMA, encoded by the coding sequence ATGCACCATTTTCATTATAAAAATAACAAACTTTATGCGGAAGGTGTGCCATTAACTGAAATAGCAGAAGCAGTAGGCACACCTTGCTATATTTATAGTCAGGCTACTTTAACTCACCATTTCAAGGTGTTTGATAATGCCTTTAGTGATGTCCCTCATCTTACTTGTTATTCGGTAAAAGCCAACAGTAACATTGCCTTGCTGAAACTGTTTGCTTCTTTGGGAGGAGGCGTAGATGTAGTTTCAGGAGGAGAATTATTCCGAGCGTTAAAAGCTGATGTTTCCCCTAAAAAAATTGTTTTTTCTGGTGTAGGGAAGACAGAGGATGAAATCAAAATGGCTTTAGAAGCAGATATTTTAATGTTTAATGTTGAATCAGAAGCAGAATTGGAAACTATTCATGAAATAGCTTCTCACTTAGGCAAAATTGCCCCTATTGCCCTTAGAGTTAATCCCGATATAGACCCTAAAACTCACCCCTATATATCCACAGGATTGAAGAAAAGCAAATTTGGCATAGATATAAAAATTGCAGAACAGCTTTATTTAAAAGCTAATCACATACCTCATATAAGAGTAATAGGTATTGATTGCCATATTGGTTCGCAATTAACTTTGCTTTCTCCCTTCTTGGATGCTCTAGAAAGAATCAAGCTCCTTTACCAAAAACTTGAAGCCCAAGGCTTAAAATTGCAATATCTAGATTTAGGCGGAGGTTTAGGTATTCCTTATGGAGAAGAAATCCCTCCTCATCCCACAGAATATGCCCAGGCAATTAAGGCCGCTGCCCAAGACCTTAACTGTACCTTGATTTTTGAACCAGGAAGGGTTATTGTGGGCAATGCTGGAATATTGCTGACCAAAGTCCTTTATTTAAAACAAGGTAAGGGGAAAACTTTTATCATTGTGGATGCTGCTATGAACGACTTGATTAGACCATCTCTTTACCATGCTCACCATGAGATTAAACCCGTAGAAAAAATGGAAAGACCACTAGTAGTTGCAGATGTGGTGGGACCTATTTGTGAAACAGGAGATTTTTTCGCCCAAGGGAGAAAGATGCCTTTAGTCCAAAGTGGAGACTTATTGGCTATAATGAGTGCTGGCGCCTATGGTTTTGTGATGAGTTCTAACTATAATTCTCGCCCCAGAGTAGCTGAGGTGTTGGTCAATGGAGATAGATATCAAGTAATTCGCAAGCGGGAGTGTTATGAAGATTTAATCAGACTGGAAAAAATCCCAGAGTGGATGGCATGA
- a CDS encoding type II toxin-antitoxin system PemK/MazF family toxin, whose translation MRIKRGDIVRIRLDPVEGSEQAGERPAVVISPDIINQHSPVIIVAAITSKKTDKIYPFEVLIHQPEGGLTKKSKVLLLHIRSIDKRRILGTYGSLSEVTLKKIDEALKK comes from the coding sequence ATGAGAATTAAAAGGGGTGATATAGTTCGCATCAGATTAGACCCTGTAGAAGGTTCGGAGCAAGCAGGCGAAAGGCCAGCTGTTGTAATATCACCAGATATTATAAATCAACATAGTCCTGTTATTATTGTTGCTGCTATAACTTCAAAAAAGACAGATAAAATATATCCCTTTGAAGTCTTAATCCATCAACCAGAAGGTGGATTGACTAAAAAATCAAAAGTCTTGCTTTTACATATAAGGTCTATAGATAAAAGACGAATATTAGGTACTTATGGGAGCTTATCCGAAGTTACACTGAAGAAAATAGACGAGGCACTAAAAAAATAG
- the pgsA gene encoding CDP-diacylglycerol--glycerol-3-phosphate 3-phosphatidyltransferase, with translation MTKISTLANHLTLLRLAAIPVLLILLSFPQKLPSFLAALIFLLASLTDFLDGFFARRKKQVTTLGKLLDPLADKLLITAALIMLIPLKRVPAWMAFLIIAREIAVTGLRNILSGRGIVLSASPWGKGKLTFQVISIFCLILHYPHWGINFHLLGIVILWIALFLTLWSGLNYFIKYVNYLSE, from the coding sequence ATGACTAAAATCAGCACATTGGCCAATCACCTGACATTATTGCGTTTGGCAGCCATTCCTGTTTTACTTATTTTGCTTTCTTTTCCCCAAAAATTGCCATCTTTTTTGGCTGCTCTTATTTTTCTGTTAGCTTCTTTAACTGATTTTTTGGATGGTTTTTTTGCGCGGAGAAAAAAACAGGTTACCACTTTAGGAAAACTTTTAGACCCCCTAGCAGACAAACTCTTAATTACCGCAGCTTTAATCATGCTTATCCCCCTCAAAAGAGTCCCTGCCTGGATGGCATTTTTGATCATTGCCCGGGAAATCGCTGTTACAGGTTTAAGAAACATCCTCTCAGGAAGGGGAATTGTCCTTAGTGCAAGTCCATGGGGTAAGGGGAAATTAACCTTTCAAGTAATCTCCATTTTTTGTCTAATCCTCCATTATCCTCACTGGGGAATCAACTTTCATTTATTAGGAATAGTTATTTTGTGGATTGCCCTTTTTCTTACCCTTTGGTCAGGACTTAATTATTTTATAAAATATGTTAACTATCTTTCAGAGTAG
- the dapA gene encoding 4-hydroxy-tetrahydrodipicolinate synthase — MFKGAFSALVTPFKNGEFDEESYRNLIEWQIEQGINGLVPVGTTGESATLSHEEHRQVVKTCVEAVKKRVPVIAGAGSNCTKESLELVEFAKEVGADAALLVTPYYNKPTQEGLYQHYKTIAEKTGFPLVPYNVPGRTSVNLLPKTVARLAEIKNIVAIKEASGSLKQISEIISLCGDKITVLSGDDFTCLPTLSIGGQGVISVASNITPKEMASLCGSFFEGNLKKAQELHFKLFPLFQALFLETNPIPVKTALGLMGMIKPEIRLPLCEMSEANLAKLKQVLVQVGIIKE; from the coding sequence ATGTTTAAAGGAGCGTTTAGTGCTTTAGTTACACCCTTTAAAAATGGAGAATTTGATGAAGAGAGTTATCGAAATTTGATTGAATGGCAAATAGAACAGGGAATTAATGGTTTGGTGCCAGTAGGCACTACTGGTGAATCAGCCACTTTATCTCATGAAGAACACCGGCAAGTGGTTAAAACTTGTGTGGAAGCAGTTAAAAAAAGGGTGCCAGTTATTGCTGGAGCAGGCTCAAACTGCACCAAAGAATCACTAGAATTGGTAGAATTTGCTAAAGAAGTGGGAGCAGATGCTGCTCTTTTAGTTACTCCCTATTACAACAAACCTACCCAAGAAGGTCTTTATCAACACTATAAAACTATTGCTGAAAAAACAGGATTCCCTTTAGTGCCTTATAATGTGCCTGGACGCACCAGTGTCAATCTCTTACCTAAAACAGTAGCCAGATTAGCAGAGATAAAAAACATTGTGGCCATAAAAGAAGCTTCTGGTTCTCTTAAGCAAATTAGTGAAATCATCTCTCTCTGCGGTGATAAAATTACTGTGCTTTCTGGCGATGACTTTACCTGTTTACCTACATTATCTATTGGAGGGCAGGGGGTGATTTCTGTGGCCAGTAATATTACACCTAAAGAGATGGCCTCTTTGTGTGGTTCTTTCTTTGAAGGCAATCTGAAAAAGGCTCAAGAATTACATTTCAAACTCTTTCCCCTTTTTCAAGCTTTGTTCTTAGAAACTAACCCCATTCCAGTAAAAACCGCCTTAGGCTTAATGGGGATGATTAAACCAGAAATAAGATTACCCTTATGTGAAATGTCTGAGGCAAATTTAGCTAAGTTAAAACAAGTTTTAGTTCAGGTAGGAATAATAAAGGAGTAA
- the dapB gene encoding 4-hydroxy-tetrahydrodipicolinate reductase translates to MINTIVAGVCGRMGSTIARLVHADQELKLIGGFERPDHPKIGADIGETLGVGPLGIKVASGLEEIIELADVIVDFTYHTASLEHLRIASKYDKPVVVGTTGFTPEEMAEIKSMADKIKCVLSPNMSVGVNLLFKIVPQIARVLGEGYDIEIVEMHHRMKKDAPSGTAMKLASLIAETMNRDLEKVGIYGRKGIVGERKPQEIGVLALRGGDVVGEHTIYFAGLGERIEITHRASSRETFARGALRAVKWIVTQEQNGIYDVLDVLGLK, encoded by the coding sequence ATGATTAATACTATCGTTGCTGGAGTGTGTGGTCGTATGGGCTCAACCATCGCTAGGTTAGTTCATGCAGATCAGGAATTGAAACTAATAGGAGGATTCGAACGTCCTGACCATCCTAAAATTGGTGCAGATATAGGAGAAACACTGGGAGTGGGTCCATTGGGAATAAAAGTGGCTTCAGGTCTGGAAGAAATTATTGAACTTGCCGATGTGATTGTAGATTTTACTTATCACACTGCTTCTTTGGAACACTTAAGAATTGCCAGCAAATATGACAAACCTGTAGTTGTTGGCACTACTGGTTTCACTCCAGAGGAAATGGCAGAGATAAAGTCCATGGCAGATAAAATAAAATGTGTTTTGAGCCCCAATATGAGTGTAGGAGTGAATTTATTGTTTAAAATAGTGCCCCAAATTGCCAGGGTGTTAGGAGAAGGCTATGATATAGAAATTGTGGAGATGCATCACCGCATGAAAAAAGATGCACCCAGTGGCACGGCCATGAAGTTAGCCAGCCTGATTGCCGAAACGATGAACAGGGATCTAGAAAAGGTGGGTATTTATGGTCGTAAAGGAATAGTAGGAGAAAGAAAACCACAAGAAATAGGGGTGCTTGCCTTGCGAGGTGGTGATGTAGTAGGAGAACATACCATTTATTTCGCCGGTTTAGGTGAGAGAATTGAAATTACCCATCGTGCTTCTTCACGTGAAACTTTTGCTAGAGGGGCATTACGGGCAGTTAAATGGATTGTAACCCAGGAACAAAATGGTATTTATGATGTGTTAGATGTGTTGGGATTAAAATAA
- a CDS encoding LL-diaminopimelate aminotransferase, producing MHFSYAQRLQQLPPYLFAEIDRLKAEATAKGVDVIDLGVGDPDIPTPSHIVEILKKAAEKPENHRYPSYTGMLRFRKAVADWYERRFNVKLDPEKEILALIGSKEGIAHLPLAFINPGDIALVPSPAYPVYHIGVLFAGGKSYFMPLIEKNDFLPDLEKIPRDIASQAKIMFLNYPNNPTAAVAEEEFFKRVIFFAKKYEIMVCHDAAYTELYYDGHKPLSFLSLKEAKECGIEIHSLSKTFNMTGWRIGFAVGHPKLIAGLGKVKSNIDSGVFQAIQEAGIAALNSKEKIVEKNRQIFKKRRDIMANGLKELGFELTIPKATFYLWVKVPKNYTSMEFCQFLLKKIGIVVTPGIGFGEPGEGFFRMSLTISEEKIYEALARLEKCIKYL from the coding sequence ATGCATTTTTCTTATGCACAACGTCTTCAACAATTACCTCCCTATCTCTTTGCAGAAATAGATAGGTTAAAAGCAGAAGCTACAGCTAAAGGTGTGGATGTCATTGACTTAGGGGTAGGCGACCCTGATATACCCACTCCTTCCCATATTGTAGAAATTTTGAAAAAAGCAGCAGAGAAACCAGAAAATCATCGTTATCCTAGTTATACAGGTATGCTGAGATTTAGAAAGGCGGTAGCTGATTGGTATGAGAGGAGATTTAATGTTAAATTAGACCCTGAAAAGGAAATATTAGCCCTCATCGGTTCAAAGGAAGGAATTGCTCACTTACCCTTAGCCTTTATTAACCCTGGAGATATAGCCTTAGTGCCCTCGCCTGCTTATCCGGTATATCATATTGGAGTGCTTTTTGCTGGTGGTAAATCTTATTTTATGCCCCTTATTGAAAAAAATGATTTTTTACCAGATTTAGAGAAAATTCCTCGTGATATTGCCTCTCAGGCAAAAATTATGTTTCTAAATTATCCTAACAATCCTACCGCAGCCGTAGCCGAAGAGGAATTTTTTAAAAGAGTCATTTTTTTCGCTAAAAAATATGAAATTATGGTCTGTCATGATGCTGCCTATACAGAGTTATATTATGATGGTCATAAACCATTAAGTTTTTTATCCCTTAAAGAAGCAAAAGAATGTGGCATAGAAATTCACTCTCTTTCTAAAACCTTTAATATGACCGGCTGGCGAATAGGTTTTGCTGTAGGTCATCCAAAACTCATTGCTGGTCTGGGAAAAGTAAAAAGTAATATAGACTCAGGTGTGTTTCAAGCCATCCAAGAGGCAGGTATAGCTGCCCTCAATAGTAAAGAAAAAATAGTAGAGAAAAATCGGCAGATTTTTAAAAAAAGACGAGATATAATGGCTAATGGTTTAAAGGAACTTGGGTTTGAATTAACCATACCCAAGGCTACTTTTTATCTATGGGTAAAAGTGCCTAAAAATTATACTTCTATGGAATTCTGCCAATTTTTGTTAAAAAAAATAGGCATAGTGGTTACTCCAGGTATTGGGTTTGGTGAGCCAGGTGAAGGTTTTTTCCGAATGTCTTTGACTATATCTGAAGAAAAAATTTATGAAGCATTAGCCAGATTGGAAAAATGCATAAAGTATTTGTAG
- the fsa gene encoding fructose-6-phosphate aldolase yields the protein MKFFVDTANVDEIKQAKEMGMADGVTTNPTLVAREKRPFRPLIEEICHIVEGPVSAEVISQEAQGMVKEAEDLVKIAPNIAIKIPMTVEGLKATKILSEKGIRVNMTLVFSPLQALLAAKAGASFVSPFVGRLDDIAHDGMKLVEQIVTIYENYDFATEIIVASVRHPLHVLQAALLGADIATIPFKVIKQLAKHPLTDIGLKRFLDDWQKVADKLL from the coding sequence ATGAAGTTTTTTGTAGATACTGCTAATGTGGATGAAATTAAACAGGCAAAGGAAATGGGCATGGCAGATGGAGTAACTACTAATCCTACGCTAGTAGCCCGCGAAAAAAGACCCTTTCGTCCCTTAATTGAGGAAATCTGTCATATAGTAGAAGGTCCTGTTAGTGCAGAAGTAATAAGCCAAGAGGCTCAAGGAATGGTAAAGGAGGCAGAAGATTTAGTAAAAATTGCCCCAAATATAGCCATAAAAATTCCCATGACCGTAGAAGGTCTCAAGGCCACAAAAATCCTTTCTGAAAAAGGTATCCGTGTAAACATGACTCTTGTTTTTTCCCCTTTACAGGCCTTACTGGCTGCCAAAGCAGGAGCCAGTTTTGTCAGTCCGTTTGTAGGTCGTTTAGATGACATCGCCCATGATGGTATGAAGCTAGTGGAACAGATTGTAACTATTTATGAAAATTATGATTTTGCTACAGAAATTATTGTAGCCAGTGTGAGACATCCCCTCCATGTGCTTCAAGCAGCCTTATTAGGAGCAGATATTGCCACTATTCCTTTTAAGGTGATAAAACAATTGGCAAAGCATCCTCTAACAGACATTGGACTTAAGAGGTTTTTAGATGATTGGCAAAAAGTGGCTGATAAGCTTTTATAG
- a CDS encoding PP0621 family protein, which translates to MRLIFYTLVIFAIYWLIRSLLKPKPKKKINSQLPPQIEDELVKDPMCGIYIPKQKAITAKIGGKVYYFCSQRCKEEYTKQQEVKK; encoded by the coding sequence ATGAGGCTAATTTTTTATACTTTAGTGATTTTTGCCATATACTGGCTGATAAGAAGTCTTTTAAAGCCCAAGCCAAAGAAGAAAATTAATTCCCAATTGCCTCCACAAATTGAAGATGAATTAGTAAAGGACCCTATGTGTGGGATTTATATTCCCAAACAAAAGGCCATTACAGCAAAAATTGGAGGAAAAGTTTATTATTTCTGTTCACAAAGGTGTAAGGAAGAATACACCAAACAACAGGAGGTGAAAAAATGA
- the folK gene encoding 2-amino-4-hydroxy-6-hydroxymethyldihydropteridine diphosphokinase, with translation MHKVFVGIGSNLGDKKSYCKRALAFLNILPQTKIKRCSSFYLTEPVKEKNQPWFLNLVVLLQTDLGYQQLFFWLKHIENILGRFPTWEKGPRIIDLDLLLYDDLIINSPNLIIPHPQFHKRGFVLAPLAEIAQEEIHPLLKQSFKQLWANHKFKEWVIRLK, from the coding sequence ATGCATAAAGTATTTGTAGGTATAGGGTCAAACTTAGGAGATAAAAAGAGCTATTGCAAACGGGCTCTTGCTTTTCTTAATATCTTACCTCAGACAAAAATAAAGCGGTGTTCTTCTTTTTATTTAACAGAACCAGTAAAGGAAAAAAACCAGCCCTGGTTTCTCAATTTAGTTGTATTACTTCAAACAGATTTGGGATATCAACAGCTTTTTTTTTGGTTGAAACATATTGAAAATATTCTAGGCCGCTTTCCCACTTGGGAAAAAGGCCCACGAATTATTGATTTAGACCTTTTATTATATGATGATTTAATTATTAACTCCCCTAATTTAATTATTCCTCATCCTCAATTTCATAAAAGAGGATTTGTCCTGGCTCCATTGGCTGAAATTGCCCAAGAAGAAATACACCCTTTATTAAAACAAAGTTTCAAGCAACTTTGGGCAAACCATAAATTTAAAGAATGGGTGATTAGATTGAAATGA
- a CDS encoding HU family DNA-binding protein → MTKAELVSRLASKTGAKKVDVEKILTAFLEEAKEILKTEKKLTLTSFGTFRVVERAARAGRNPQTGKPIKIPATKVVRFKPGKELKTMF, encoded by the coding sequence ATGACCAAGGCTGAATTAGTATCAAGATTGGCAAGCAAGACAGGGGCAAAAAAAGTTGACGTAGAAAAAATTCTTACAGCCTTTTTAGAAGAAGCCAAAGAAATTCTTAAAACAGAGAAGAAGCTTACTCTTACCTCTTTTGGTACCTTTCGGGTAGTAGAGAGAGCAGCACGGGCAGGTAGAAATCCACAAACTGGCAAACCCATCAAAATTCCTGCTACTAAAGTAGTCCGTTTTAAGCCAGGAAAAGAGTTAAAAACAATGTTTTAA